In Festucalex cinctus isolate MCC-2025b chromosome 9, RoL_Fcin_1.0, whole genome shotgun sequence, the DNA window ATTTTAAAAAGCCTCATTATTGCAAATTATTTAAAGGGGAGAACCAGAATTTCAATCATTGATTCAGCAGATAGACTGAAATAGTGTGGgagattaatattttattttttttccccccttcacaACTTCCTTGCAAAAACTGGTAATGATACGGTTCCTGAAACGTTCTAAGTGAAACAATTATAAATCCAAAGAAATATagctaaaacaaatatatatatccattaATATTTGCATACATTAAAAAAGGTaagcaattacttttttttttttttttgaaataacaCAGAGATACGAGCTATATTTGATTTGAACAGTTGGGTGAATTATTGGACATTATTACAAATGGAATTTTctctgaataataataataatctcgtaTACAAATTAACCTTTAccaaattcattttattgtatgGTTTCGACTCTCATTATGACTTTAACTTGATTGGTTattgaattatgtattttaGTATTGGGGAAGTTATGGCCCCTGGGCCAATAATGTAAAAACTaaagatgtaacgatatccaaatatcacaatacaatattatcgcgatatgaagctcagggtacgataattatcacgatactgtggggaggttggcgatattttaaaaagttcacaatgttgtaaaaaataagagctcttactaaaaaaaacaaaaaaaaacaacaacaaaaaaaacagcacaatataatgttgtacataacagcaatacatataagcaatacatataaaccacctacaatctctaataacaatattgaggcgcttatttGCTAAGGCAcgtacacattgagttcctccacagattgactcagttcacaggcatattatgttccccctcatctgaccattaatgtagattttaaacatagaaaggccaaaacatccctaatgaaaattaacttgcactaaaaaactagccaccagagggtgctagaactgcacaaatggaaatcaacctgacttttttttttaacagatgtgttgctttacaacatcatgaacatgacgacgaaaatattgtggcagttttaatattacgatatcacgatattgcccttatcattacatccctagtaaaaacATGACAGCCCAACATGTAGTtctgaaaccaaataaaatcacagtgagttttatttattgtattcttTTAAAAGCCTCCAAAGCCTTTCAAAAGCACAATTTCTCATGCTACATAATAACATGTATGCTTATTgcgtcatattttaaaacaattttactATGTGCCTCAGAAGACTATACAGGCTGAGATGGCCTCTAATGGGAAAATGTCTTTCCACCCCGTGATTTATAAGTCCCGTGTTGTCCAATAGAGTTGCTCTCCCCTTGTAAATACTCTGCTGGGTCATTGCGCGCGGCAATTGCGTGACTGCTGCTCGAGTGAGACGGCCTCCTTGTATCTGATAAAACAGACCAAGAATAGAAGACGGACACAGAGAATTGAAAGGACTTgaataattgaatgcatgaagaATGCCGTGTCGTGCTTTTCTCCCGCTGTATGACTCGCAAGGAGTTAATGCCGCTCAGAAATGATTCATTACCCTCATTTCATCATGAGTTTGTTCACATTTAACTGTCTTAGCCGTAAATATATCATGGCTGAGATTTACATCGTCATCTCTGAAAGCTAGAATGTCTTCAGGAAATATTCAATGCACTTTATCCTTTCTTTGCATGTATGCCTCACAGCTCTGCTTTTCTGACTTTTAGGTCATAGCAATGAGTTCTTATGAATTATAGCTTGCTTGATATTTCGTGCTAGCGTTGAATGCAAGTGTATATGCGATTCAGCCTAATGGCCACAGAGCCTCGGGATCCAGGCACCTGCTATAAAGGGAACTTTTTGCTTCACTGGCCACTATTAATTCTTTAAGCACTAGTTGTGCTTTAAATAGCATCACGCTTGAGCTGTGCCTGTGACAGGGAATATTATTTCTCTCCTTTTGTAACGGATGGTTGATCGTACACTTCCCGGGTATAGCATAATGTATACGCGCACAATCTAAGGTCCATTACAAAGTTGTATCAGAAAATATAATGATgttcacttttgattgacactgaggTATTATGGCATCATAAATATCTAATAATGGTACAATTGTAGCATTCAGCTAAACACACTGAATGTGCAGTAGAATAGGCTAACGTATACGGCTAGCATAAAAACATGGTGCAACTCAGTGATCACTGATGATGTGGATGAATCATGTTGCGGTCTTTTCAGTCAAAGTTTCTCAATCCAATCAAACACCTTGGGGTGGTTTTTGCGCGTTTTTGACGTAATATGCCGACCTTGCCATTGCTATCTTTAGAGGACTGAGTCAGGCAGCAGTTTATCTGTATCTCACATATGTCATTTGTCGAAGGCAAACATCGCGCCACCGAATGCAACGTGAAATATCAAGCGTGAAATCACTACTTTTGGATGAGACGTTTATACCTTTGTGAACACACGATGCCACTTTAAactagtgtacatgtacaagcacTTTACATGTTATTATACTCTACAAGAGCTGTATCAACTGTCATGACGCAGACGACAATgttcacttttgattgacactgttgTGGTATTCAGGGGAGTTAATCCTATAAACACAAacatatcatattaaatacatgacatttttagccctatatttcatgagtatagtgtttttttttcccattaaaaccctgacgtatatgatctgacacatgcattgcactgaTCATCCATTAGAAGGCAGTATCACACACGCAGCTGATagcttttccagcgaccttgcaagattgTTAAAATTGATAAGGGAGAGACACCTacacttattaatagtgggaaatgttctttctgttttttggaaacactaatatgtttgatatgtctatttatatatatatatatatatatatatatatatatatatatatatatatatatatatatatatatatatatatatatatatatatatatatatatatatatatatatatatatatttatatttaccagttataaatgtacgaattgaaagcattgtgaccggatgtatcaaatatgacacaacagtcatatgtggaaattgattttcaacaaaaaaaaaagttttgtttatttgctcAAAAGTactaataaatactctatttaaaaagaatccgattttttttcttatatattTCGTGTTTCAGGCTCAAGCAACACACAATACAGAGAATCCACAATAATAAAAGATAAATGAACTACGTGTGTGACTATGTCAAAAAGCAATTTTTGATACCACTCTTAAATTGAATATCTTGAAATTGAGCAGATGTACGCAATGTAGGCCTGTGAGTCTATCTTCTGGTATGCTATGACTCGTGTCCTGGAGTGAACTTTTGGAATTCCCCAACACCACCCTTGACTATTTTTGCTCTGAGTGTGCTGTGCTTTAAAAGTTCAACCCATCCTCCTTAAATTCAAGTTGATGATCATTTTGCCTCCTTTGTGTTCCAGAGTGAGAAAATGACCAACGAGGCTCCGCCCAACATCTCGATGGCTCTGGCAAACCCGCAGATTTCTTCCTCTTCTGCAGACAGCAAAAACTCCAACACGCAGCATCTCTCAATCAGTGTGTGAGTCCCTGAataaattttttccccctgaattCAACTAGAGTGTGTACATGCATGTATGACCGCTGTGAAAATGGGGTTACGGGAAGAGAGAGGGTCAAACTGTCAACATAAAATCTTTAGCTctgtaggcaaaaaaaaaaaaaaaaagtaggttaaCCACTGTTAATATTGACAAGTAAAAACAATCACAAAGGTTTAATTCACATAGCTACTGACAAaagtaaaatcaaccaaaatgTAACTTTGATAGCAGGTCTTCATGACAGTGGTGACAATTAGGGCTGGttatcaattctaatttcctgattcgattcgattttgattcCCAAGAATTCAGTTTgattcaattttaatttttttccgatCCGATTTGATTCACTTCGACCCAATAttgattatggaacatcaactctttttaaatatcaatgacctgataaaaacatccatccatccattttcgtgaccgcttattcctcaaaagggtcgcggggggtgctggcgcctatcccagctggctttgggcagtaggcgggggacaccctggactggttgccagccaatcgcaggataataaaaaacattaaattccaaattcagTTTTGCTTAGGCAGTAACTGGCTTAagctttagtttattaatgaaagtaaagcGTGTTATAatcacacaaacattgacatcagcaaggacaagatgaaaatatttccgtaactccatccatccatctattttctgaaccgcttgctccttacaaaggtcatggggggtgctggagcctatcacagccggcttcgggctgtaggcggggtacaccctgaactggtagcCAGCCGATCGCAGGGCACTTTCGTAACTCTAATTCAATAactgtaaatgtaaattaaaaagattctaaaTTGTCTTAGAGTGCAATAAGttatatcttttcttttcataaatgtaaaaacatatttttaaaatcatgtgaacagtaaatttcaagaaaacagtaagatacaaaaatgtatttggcctttaaaattctattttcttatgaatttatgggaaaaagagatattaaaataatcgattcatgattttatgaatcgatatcaggcttgaaaaggaaaatggatTCAAtatcaattctttttttttttttttggtcttgggCTTTGAATAATGTCTGTTTGTTTAACTTATTCCATACCTTTAATACTTATATTGTAAGTTTATGtttaattatttgatttttagaACAGATCCTGCAAAATTTGCTGCAGTTACTTTCTTCATTGTGAGAGTAATTCATATCTCTTGAAGTTTGTTGagttatttttccccaaaacatTGGCAGAATTCCAATTGGCATGGTCATTCAACTTGAAATGGTCCACTGTCTAAACAAGTCGAGGACATGTCCCTCGTTATAATTTGATCACAACATGTGCTGCTTTAGGTGCGCTGTGCTGTACTCTTATAAGCCGCAACGTCTGGAGGAGCTGGAGCTGAGGAAAGGCGAGATGGTGGGCGTGTACGGCATGTTCAAAGAAGGCTGGCTGCGTGGGTTGTCTCTCCGAACGGGCAAAGTGGGCATCCTGCCCAGCAACTACATCACTCCTGTGCTCAGGTGAAAGGCCACGATCCCTGACGGCTGTTATGCGTCAGCCGAAGGACGCTTGGATGCGTGTGTGGGCAGGAATATTTTAATCATTACAAATGTAGAATGCAAAATGTTAAGTTATATAAAGGATTATTTCGTTAAAGTGCAGATCGCTAACTTTCTCCTCTTGTATCTGGCTGCAGAACGTCAGCCAGACTCCTGGAGACCAAAGCGGCGGGCACATCGTCCCAGCACAACGCAGCGGCGGCAAAGAAGCATGCAGCTCCCAGGAATCCCGCTGTGGTCCTTGCTCCTGATAGGGTAAATAATGATGGAGCGCTGTACTCAGCAGGACAGGTCCCACATGTGCCAAATGGAGCACAGCACGCAATGTCATCCACAGGCGCTGGAAAATCATCCTTCTATGGAAGCTCGCCAGGTTGGGAGACAGTGAGGCGACTATTTAACCCACACAGAGGTGAATGCGGACTGCCTGTCTCCTAATTTCACAATTACACTGAAAAAAGTGTTTAATtggactataaaaaaaaatgctataatgTGTTAcagctattatttttttttagtttggttgAAAGCATCATTTTcaatttaaaggggctgtctgtcggtttcactcaggaaaatgccctttttaaatacaggatttaaacaaacaaactagttctcaatttatagatatgggcttttcataacgtgtgggggtgattttgtcctaaacccccacacccccagcctgtattttgccattttgtgtttgttttgtaaacagcgggacatttctgtgttaagagtgtttacacccctccagccaatcgcagaggggGGGTCGCAAACggagccgggcgaacgtgtcagctgcgtgacgtcactcccgcggcaatttgaaagcacaatCAAATCGAAGTTTCAATCAAATCGTGAATATAACgagaaaaagttaaaaaaataaaataaaaaatagctgtAAGAaattactgcattttttttttttagtttagtccAATGAAAGAATGTTTCAGTGTGTCATAACATCTCCTAATTGATCCTTTCTGAATACGTTTTCCAGTATCCAACCCTTTCAACCATTCGTCCAATTTGAATGTACCCTCCAACTCGGAGCACTTTGCTCAAGTTCAGGCATCCGGCTACTCGCCAGCCATGCAGAGGAAGAAAAACGGTGGAATTCTGGGCAACCCCGGAAGACCAGCGGCCTGGATGAGTGAGCCAACAGTGCTCTCTGCTGTCCCGATGTCGAAAGACAGGGACTTCAGCTCCGTACATGATGCAGGTTATCATCAGCATGAGCGGCATCCGTCCTCCAGTGGCCCTCATTCGATTCTCGTCAGGCCCGATTCACATAAGAGCACTGCAGACAAGGTAAAGCAGCGCTCAAATTAAGTTGTTTTGAACTCACTCGTCCATCTAAGAGTGGTTTCTCATCTACAGGACACAAATTTCTGCTGGTTTACTTGAGTGTTTTGTCTATGTCAAAGCAAATAGTATTGTATAGTGGTttgatcaaaataataataataaaaaaaagtgcacagctGCCATCTCAGCTGTGTTGCAACTCTAAAACTACCTCTTTAAGGAAAATTTCACTGATTTGTTCCCTCAAATTCTGTTTGCGTGAGAAGcacctgaggaaaaaaaaggtcagattATAAGGTTAGAATCATTaaacaagaatgtttttttattgttatataattcattgattgttccatacctgacctattgcattgaagtgtgggggtgtgctgGCAAAACCTACATTGAACCCATCTTTCTTCTACAGTAACGTGCTATTTGTGTCGTTTTcggatgtggatacagagaccacactaatgcaatatttatACTACTAAATACTttcaaatgtaatgaattgatggagtttacccgcctaaaaataatgtataaagctcatcatgaaattttaccaacTAACGAacaaatcaaaatttaaaaaaaaaaaaaaaaaaaaagaaaaaaaaaaaaaaaaaaaaaggaaagtgaaTACAAATTAACAGGAACAGATATTGTTTCCAATTTTTTCCAGTTTGTGGAAGAATCTGgattataaaacaaaagaatCTCAGTCCATCTGTAGTTTTACTCGGTGATAATTTCGTCGACAAAAAATTTTCATCATAATTtttgtcatgatttttttttccagacaaaaattaaacgaaaacaaatagaagccACTGATTGAGACTATAATCCATCCAGTTTCTGAACTGCttcctttcatttatttatatttttttaaagaatgaaataaaattttaattgaattgaaaataaTGAACGTTTTCCATTTTTTCTATGTCCTGTCTGTTTCTAGCCTGCCAAGTCCGTGCGCTTCCTCACAGATGAAGACCCCCCACCTCCACGGCTTCGGACATCTTCCTGGTCTTCGGGAAGCCAGGTTCCGTCCAACTTTGCCCCAGCAGCTCCCCAACTCGAAGTATGGGCGCCATCACTTACCTTGGGAAGAGATGGACCGGGAATCATCCTCAAAGACGGAAAAGCGCCAACTCTCAGGAAAGGCATGGAACCCGGCGGCCTCTCAGATCTAAACTCAAACCCGCAAAAACCAATGTCATCGCAGCCGTCGCTATCAGCTATGTCAGCTCTGTTCAGCCCCACGAGGTAATTGTGAGAATTTGACCCACTATTAACGAAAGAGTCACTGTTTTATGACGTTCACAAAAAAGGTCCactatgtttttttccccccctcagacACAGAGTGAATTCAACACATCTAGCCCAGACAGACTCTGAGCTCAGTCTGCTCCAAGGAGAACTGGTCCTGGTCCACAGACCTCGACCTGATGGCCGTGTCCTGGTTACCCAGGAGACCAGCGGCCAGACGGGCCTGTTCCACACTAATATTCTTCATGCTCTGGAGAGGCTCACTtgaattaatatattttatatacacTTTGTCAACAAGATCCAGCGATTGATAATGCCAAAAGAGATTTTCatgaagtttatttttttgccctgggttaatattaaaatgtgtagatatattttttgtgtttcttcagTGTAAGAGCATGTATTGTATATCTCACATGTACAGTACTGAGAATTTGCACACACAAACCCCCTAAACGGCTGTCTCCCTGTTTCTGCCCATGTTACACTACATAGGTGAGTGCCTTTGTCAAAACCTACAAAGAAATGACAATCTATTTAACTATGTGAAGTAAAATATCTACTTATTCTGTGGCAATAAACTACCTAAGACAACTAATAACTGAATGTGGTTTGATTGATGAGGGCCAAACGAACATacacaacaaaaagaaataaatccaTCTTTTAGTGCTCCAAAAGGAAGAAAATTCACGTAATTATCAAGACGGGACTAAGCAATGTTATTTTTCCAAGTTCAAAATATATAGAAAATGTGGtcacaacaaaataataaacaatgttgaatattgcacatacagtatatttataCAGATGGTCaaagttattgaatttattattaagaataattattaaattaattaaattgaattaataattcattaatttcattaattaaatattcataattaatatattaattaactaaattattatcattattgaaAATCCTTGGTGCTTCTACACACAATTCAAACTATTGTGTGGTCTCTGCATCGGTTTGTAGCATAGTCAAgttaagtttatttatatagccccaaggaacgacatcccctgatcaaaccacaaaggggcaagaaaaaattaaaacaaacaaacaaacagtaacCATATTTGCACCCGACTTATTCTTAGCAGTTTAGTTTAGAGTAGATGTTAATGTCAGCCGACAAAAGTCGGTTAAAAATGCACAGATTATGTGTCGTCGACATATGACTTGAGCCATGTTCTGACGGGTTGCCGTGAGTGATGGTATCGACGCACCAAAGCTTGTTGTTATCCTTTGAGCTACTCACGTGTAAACCTATGGGGAAAGAATGAAAAGTAATACAGTATGTTCTTTTGACGTTTGACGCTTAAACTCCTGCATTCAGACAAACAGTTGACAGCGGGAGCGATGACACCGGTGAGGGCTCGTCTTTTAGGTGAATTTAGATTTATTTCTCCCTCTCAATCTCTCGCTCAACGATAGAAAGCCCACCGTGGACATTTTGAGACGAAAGGTAGTATAGACTGTAGGTTGAAGACGACGTTTTAAGTTTAATTCCATTATAAACAGCAACATATGTCGCATTATGGCAGCTGAGAGGAATTTCCATTTAAATCGCCCCACAGCAGGGGACGCATGCGCAGACAGTCTAAGCCAAGCTGCCGAACGGGAGACTGATGTTATGGATTCAACGATGTCTTTTAAATTCTTTAAATAACCTATCTAATGTCCTACGAACACAACCATTCGAATACCGTTCATTCTCACATAAACTCAAACGACATCCCTGCTGTTTTACTATGCCGGTAAGTCGCTCCGCCCGTTTGCATTTCGTGTTTTTTTTCGCCAAGGGTTCCTCCCTTCCTCCGATCCCAGTGATGTGATGCTAACCGGTTAGCTTGTTAGCTCATTTGCTGTTTACAAGAGTATTAGGAAATTCTACGCTTTGCGTTTTGTTACACGTCTGTTTCGACGAATGCGCATAGTTACTGGGAATACTTAAATTTTCTCACCGATGATGATCTCCGTATTGTTTGCGTCTCGTCATCATAGCAACCAAGCGCCAATTAACAGAAAACTGTACTAATGAACCAACCTACTCTGACTCTTATTGAGTTCTTATTACATTTAATTCCTGTCAGTTTTCCACTTTAGGGTTTTGATTGTGTGTTACGTGTCTCGCAATGACCAACCGCGATGTCTTCCAGAGTAATAAGCTTGATAAGCCGGAGGTGAGCGATAACGTCAAGGTGGTGGTGAGATGTCGTCCGCTCAACCAGAAAGAGACGGCGATGTGCCACAAGCAGGCCGTCGCCGTGGACGAGATCCGAGGCACCATCACCGTCAACAAGCTGGAGACCCAGCAGGAACCCCCCAAAACCTTCACGTTTGACACGGTGTTTGGACCAGAAAGCAAACAGCTGGATGTCTACAACCTCACTGCACGGCCCATCGTTGACTCTGTGCTAGCAGGATACAATGGTAATAAAGTGGAAAGTGATGACTGTTTTGCTTAACAGCCCATATGTTTTCTGATACGCTCGTCAGACACTTAATTTGGTAAACCTGCACAGCCTGCTAAGATTGTGCTTATTGATTTGTAGTTACTTATAcaaggtgtgtcagaaaagttctagGAATGGCATCAGAAGCTCTTTTCACCCTAAACTACACGCTTTCCACTTCAATCTCTCAGCTCTTTGTATATCGTCGACGATCAACAAAGAGATCCTTCTTACCGTTATTTAGTGCAAAACCCCTTTCATATGTATCAATCACACCTGGTCAGCGACTTCTTATCCATTGtgattatttattgtattttgcaACCCATCTTGGGTCTAAGTGGCATTTTGTAGAGTGTGTATTTCCGTCACTTTCAGGTACCATCTTTGCCTATGGTCAAACTGGAACCGGGAAGACCTTCACCATGGAAGGTGTACGAGCAATGCCAGAGCTCCGAGGGATAATCCCCAACTCATTTGCCCACATATTTGGTCACATTGCCAAAGCAGAGGGAGACACTAGGTACATAAACATTACTAATTTGatgcttttgttttccttgTTATCAATATTGTCCCTTTTTATTTGCATACTATTGCATTCCATTATGAATACAATATAAAATGTTAAGTGAGGTTACACCTGAAACAttaatgttgtgctttttttttttttacttgcatgttGCATTTGAAAACTGATGCTATTAAAATTGGAAAGATAATGTAACAACTTGTAATTTTTGATGATACAAAGTCTACTTGATATCATGTACTGCTACAGGTTTCTTGTTCATGTATCATACCTGGAGATTTATAATGAAGAAGTGCGTGACTTGTTGGCCAAGGACCAGACACAGAGACTGGAGGTATCATATCTGTATTGAAACAGCAGctaaagtcaattttttttagcactATCATAATTGTCAAAAAGCATCTGACTACACTGCACTACAGGGAATGAATCATTTTTGTGCATCATAAAGTGTGTTCCTTTTCCCATAATAGGTTAAAGAAAGACCAGATGTTGGCGTGTATATCAAAGATCTCTCTGGGTATGTGGCGAACAATGCTGACGATATGGACAGGATCATGACTTTGGGCAACAAAAACCGTAAGAAGAGACTTAACCACATTTCCCAACATTATTAGTAatccatttgcaaacattttcaataGAGTAATATGGCAAATCATGCTGCTGATAACTAGGAACTCAAACTGACTGAAAGAGGCTTTAATAACAAGCTTGTACTTTGTACAACACTGGGTAGCCTCTTAATTCATGTACAATAGTTGTTTTGTGTGTAGCTTCATCATTGTTTTGACCGAACAACCTTGTTTTCTGTATTTCCCTCTCAATAGGCTCTGTTGGTGCGACAAATATGAATGAGCACAGCTCCAGATCACATGCCATCTTCACCATCACCATTGAGTGCAGCGAGAAGGGAGTGGATGGAAACCAGCATGTGCGCATGGGGAAACTTCATCTGGTTGATCTTGCAGTATGTAAAACATTAGCTACTAAATATCACTTCAAATTCTCAAACATTAGAGTTCACTTGTACATATTTTTCGCTCTCTGCGTTCAAAACAAAACCTCTATTTTCAATACTGGCTTAAGTGATGGTAAAAATACCTTTTAGCAGGCTGTCAATCAGTAAAATATGTGTATCTTAAAAGTAAAGTaaactagttttttttaatattatgtgTAAAGAAAATACCAGTGTACGAAAACACTGTGAACATAGTTATGGTTAGCCTTTACCTTGtctaaaatatgaaaaaaaagtgataatgtTGACAGCCTGTGTGTTACTATTATCACCTCCCTTACAGGGTTCAGAAAGACAGGGGAAAACGGGAGCCACAGGCCAGCGCCTCAAGGAAGCAACAAAGATCAATCTGTCGCTCTCCACGCTGGGTAACGTCATCTCCGCCCTGGTGGATGGCAAGAGCACCCATGTGCCCTACAGGAACTCCAAACTTACCCGCCTGCTGCAGGATTCACTCGGTGGGAACTCCAAGACCTTGATGGTAAGGTCCCAAGTAGGCATGGGCTAATTAGCAGGTTGACGATTTACTGTGATTTTCAAGAAAGTAAAGGTTTCAATAACCGCTAATACTTCCTGTCGCCGGAAATTAGGTCTTCttatcttttttggggggacgtCTGTTATAGGAGCCACCTCTTTCAACCTTTATGAGTTGCGCATGGAGGAGGGAGCAGGACAAATGAGATACTGCAAACAAGGATGCCAGCACTGTTGTCAGTGTACATTGTAATGTGCCGGCGGATACTAGtcagccccaaggacaacatgagtagcttaTCGGTCTGTTCtaatgttctaaaaatagctcaacagTTGATGGGACACTGACTTACTAGGAGAAGTTaagaaaaatattaacatttattaatttaaagtacaaaatagtctcaataataaataaataataataacaatcttgtttttattgggggaaatgctgtttttatattcccacgttttttttgtttgtttttttaaaggtcatTTTATAGCTGTTAATTCTATGATACCACAATATTTTTGCCCACGGTTATACTGTCAGACTATAATTACAACACATAATTTATTCCAAGTTTGTAATTTTAACACACCAAACAACCGAGCCACTTCCCAAGAACCGGTGAGACTTCAGCATGCTGACGTTCTTGCTTGTCGCCAACCAGTGTGCAAACATAGGTCCCGCAGACTACAACTACGACGAGACCATCAGCACGCTGCGCTACGCTAACAGAGCCAAAAACATCAAGAACAAAGCCAGAATCAATGAGGACCCCAAGGAAGCTCTGCTGCGTAAATTTCAGAAAGAAATTGAGGATCTGAAGAAGAAACTTGAGGAAGGTAGTAAGCCtttcccccaccccccacacttGCACTGAACACAAACTTATAATAATTGTTCATCTTTGGACCGTCCCAGGTGAGGAGATCTCTGGCTCGGAGGGCAGCGGGTCAGATGAGCCGGATCAGGGGGACGAAGAAGGAGGGGACGCTGGACAAGGACGCAGGAGACGAAGAGGTAACAATCACAGGAAATTG includes these proteins:
- the kif3a gene encoding kinesin-like protein KIF3A isoform X2, with the translated sequence MTPSNKLDKPEVSDNVKVVVRCRPLNQKETAMCHKQAVAVDEIRGTITVNKLETQQEPPKTFTFDTVFGPESKQLDVYNLTARPIVDSVLAGYNGTIFAYGQTGTGKTFTMEGVRAMPELRGIIPNSFAHIFGHIAKAEGDTRFLVHVSYLEIYNEEVRDLLAKDQTQRLEVKERPDVGVYIKDLSGYVANNADDMDRIMTLGNKNRSVGATNMNEHSSRSHAIFTITIECSEKGVDGNQHVRMGKLHLVDLAGSERQGKTGATGQRLKEATKINLSLSTLGNVISALVDGKSTHVPYRNSKLTRLLQDSLGGNSKTLMCANIGPADYNYDETISTLRYANRAKNIKNKARINEDPKEALLRKFQKEIEDLKKKLEEGEEISGSEGSGSDEPDQGDEEGGDAGQGRRRRRGKKKISPEKIVEMQAKIEEERKALEAKLDMEEEERNKAKAELEKREKDLLKAQQEHHLLREKLSALEKKVIVGGVDLLAKAEEQEKLLEESNSELEERRRRAERLRKELEEKEQERLDIEEKYTNLQEEAQGKTKKLKKVWSMLMAAKSELADLQQEHHREIEGLLENIRQLSRDLRLQMLIIDNFIPQEYQEMIEKYVNWNEDIGEWQLKCVAFTGNNMRKQTPAPGKKEKDPFEVDLSYMYLAYTEESMQESLMKLERPKTSKSSKSGRPKTGRKKRSAKAEAAVESPLQ
- the kif3a gene encoding kinesin-like protein KIF3A isoform X1; the protein is MLWIQRCLLNSLNNLSNVLRTQPFEYRSFSHKLKRHPCCFTMPSNKLDKPEVSDNVKVVVRCRPLNQKETAMCHKQAVAVDEIRGTITVNKLETQQEPPKTFTFDTVFGPESKQLDVYNLTARPIVDSVLAGYNGTIFAYGQTGTGKTFTMEGVRAMPELRGIIPNSFAHIFGHIAKAEGDTRFLVHVSYLEIYNEEVRDLLAKDQTQRLEVKERPDVGVYIKDLSGYVANNADDMDRIMTLGNKNRSVGATNMNEHSSRSHAIFTITIECSEKGVDGNQHVRMGKLHLVDLAGSERQGKTGATGQRLKEATKINLSLSTLGNVISALVDGKSTHVPYRNSKLTRLLQDSLGGNSKTLMCANIGPADYNYDETISTLRYANRAKNIKNKARINEDPKEALLRKFQKEIEDLKKKLEEGEEISGSEGSGSDEPDQGDEEGGDAGQGRRRRRGKKKISPEKIVEMQAKIEEERKALEAKLDMEEEERNKAKAELEKREKDLLKAQQEHHLLREKLSALEKKVIVGGVDLLAKAEEQEKLLEESNSELEERRRRAERLRKELEEKEQERLDIEEKYTNLQEEAQGKTKKLKKVWSMLMAAKSELADLQQEHHREIEGLLENIRQLSRDLRLQMLIIDNFIPQEYQEMIEKYVNWNEDIGEWQLKCVAFTGNNMRKQTPAPGKKEKDPFEVDLSYMYLAYTEESMQESLMKLERPKTSKSSKSGRPKTGRKKRSAKAEAAVESPLQ
- the kif3a gene encoding kinesin-like protein KIF3A isoform X3 — its product is MCHKQAVAVDEIRGTITVNKLETQQEPPKTFTFDTVFGPESKQLDVYNLTARPIVDSVLAGYNGTIFAYGQTGTGKTFTMEGVRAMPELRGIIPNSFAHIFGHIAKAEGDTRFLVHVSYLEIYNEEVRDLLAKDQTQRLEVKERPDVGVYIKDLSGYVANNADDMDRIMTLGNKNRSVGATNMNEHSSRSHAIFTITIECSEKGVDGNQHVRMGKLHLVDLAGSERQGKTGATGQRLKEATKINLSLSTLGNVISALVDGKSTHVPYRNSKLTRLLQDSLGGNSKTLMCANIGPADYNYDETISTLRYANRAKNIKNKARINEDPKEALLRKFQKEIEDLKKKLEEGEEISGSEGSGSDEPDQGDEEGGDAGQGRRRRRGKKKISPEKIVEMQAKIEEERKALEAKLDMEEEERNKAKAELEKREKDLLKAQQEHHLLREKLSALEKKVIVGGVDLLAKAEEQEKLLEESNSELEERRRRAERLRKELEEKEQERLDIEEKYTNLQEEAQGKTKKLKKVWSMLMAAKSELADLQQEHHREIEGLLENIRQLSRDLRLQMLIIDNFIPQEYQEMIEKYVNWNEDIGEWQLKCVAFTGNNMRKQTPAPGKKEKDPFEVDLSYMYLAYTEESMQESLMKLERPKTSKSSKSGRPKTGRKKRSAKAEAAVESPLQ